Proteins from a genomic interval of Danio rerio strain Tuebingen ecotype United States chromosome 4, GRCz12tu, whole genome shotgun sequence:
- the cep83 gene encoding centrosomal protein of 83 kDa isoform X1: protein MNPPALGQASALFPDLEPPGGVGKATVLLGGSTGLTSSDMEFQKMLIDERMRCENHKTNYQTLKVEHTRLQDQYTRAQNELKRLLSDRQVTQEKQQLLLAELRGELLDKTRDLEELKLQVLTPQRLELLRAQVQQELEAPIRERFNKLQEEAENYRSEYNKLRYDLTFLKSEFDHQKEEHARVLEERRIRHEADVARLEHDKEDLATQLQSGDPARDGKRVEALLREKAQLHQRLRGLEAEVTELRAERNNSGAQAENVQRIQIRQLAESQAAVKALEAEKQSIRMQLDRTESELRLSQEQNTLLTGKLHKAEREINSLNSQVEEMKHTHKLELSNVKLECVRSKGELERERDMLQCQVEGLQSDIEVMKSALERNKELISEKEREMVRRVQAAREEEIHKMATLQEEKLELENRLSELEQQKALQEVTGNSQKEEWEERLRAAQLGEESVRKELQNLRTKVQQQGQQLEELETLKAENADLRQQIAELNLQVGTLSHSESELLDTNNRLRESLERVREDLRSARTQMERTQQEAERLVEERRVEWLEEKHKLQDIEAELREKYSQAKERLQRAAFAQKKRKTMTELKENKLKDKIQLLEAKIAELEIEASAEKKKSSYSEEHAQLSKRLRELQRRHNEFRRLLLGNQMTSSTPLAQSLLIPNESIFSNIQEEQHQRELCVLRRRLEELENSQQQQLEELAAPLDRDRERLSSPRDALPDLS, encoded by the exons ATGAACCCCCCAGCATTAGGGCAGGCATCTGCCCTGTTCCCCGATCTGGAGCCTCCTGGAGGAGTTGGGAAAGCCACAGTCCTTTTGGGTGGCTCTACGGGACTCACCAGCTCTGATATGGAGTTCCAGAAAATGCTCATTGATGAGCGTATGCGCTGTGAGAACCACAAGACCAACTATCAGACACTAAAAGTGGAACACACCAG aCTGCAGGATCAATACACGCGTGCACAGAATGAACTAAAACGCCTACTCAGTGATCGCCAAGTCACTCAGGAGAAACAGCAGCTTTTGTTGGCTGAGCTGAGAGGAGAACTGCTGGATAAAACACGAGATCTAGAGGAGCTCAAATTGCAG GTGCTGACCCCTCAGCGGCTGGAGCTCTTGAGAGCACAGGTGCAGCAGGAGTTGGAAGCTCCTATCAGAGAACGCTTCAACAAACTCCAGGAG GAGGCAGAGAATTACAGGTCAGAGTATAATAAGCTTCGTTATGACCTCACATTCCTCAAGTCTGAGTTTGATCACCAGAAAGAAGAACACGCTCGAGTACTGGAGGAGAGACGGATACGGCACGAAGCTGAT GTGGCGCGACTGGAGCATGATAAGGAGGATCTGGCCACTCAGCTGCAGAGTGGAGACCCGGCACGGGATGGGAAGCGGGTTGAAGCCCTGCTGAGGGAGAAAGCTCAGCTCCACCAGCGGCTCAGAGGCCTGGAGGCAGAGGTCACTGAACTCAGAGCAGAGAGAAATAACTCTGGTGCTCAAGCTGAAAATGTACAGCGGATACAAATCCGACAGCTGGCCGAATCACAGGCTGCAGTAAAAGCCCTGGAG GCTGAGAAGCAATCTATTCGTATGCAGTTGGACAGGACGGAAAGTGAACTTCGTTTATCTCAGGAACAAAACACACTCCTCACAGGCAAACTGCACAAAGCTGAGAGAGAGATCAACTCGCTCAACAGTCAG GTTGAAGAGATGAAGCACACACACAAGCTGGAGTTAAGTAATGTAAAACTAGAGTGTGTTCGATCTAAAGGAGAACTAGAACGAGAAAGAGATATGCTTCAGTGCCAAGTAGAGG GTCTGCAGTCAGATATTGAGGTCATGAAATCAGCGCTGGAGAGAAATAAAGAACTGATATCTGAAAAGGAGCGTGAAATGGTACGCAGGGTTCAGGCCGCAAGAGAGGAGGAAATACACAAGATGGCCACCCTTCAGGAAGAGAA GCTGGAGTTAGAGAATCGTTTGTCTGAGCTTGAACAGCAGAAAGCTCTTCAGGAAGTGACAGGAAACTCGCAGAAGGAAGAGTGGGAGGAGCGTCTCCGTGCTGCACAGCTCGGGGAGGAGTCTGTTCGTAAAGAACTGCAAAACCTGAG AACAAAGGTGCAGCAGCAGGGCCAACAGTTGGAGGAGCTGGAGACTTTGAAAGCAGAAAATGCAGACCTGAGACAA CAAATAGCTGAGCTCAACTTACAGGTAGGAACCCTTTCTCACTCTGAGAGTGAGTTgctggacaccaacaacagactGAGAGAAAGTCTGGAGCGTGTGAGAGAGGACCTGCGCAGTGCTCGAACACAAATGGAACGGACCCAACAGGAAGCCGAGAG GTTGGTGGAGGAAAGGCGAGTTGAATGGTTGGAGGAGAAACACAAGCTGCAAGACATAGAAGCAGAACTACGGGAGAAATACAGCCAGGCCAAAGAGCGCCTACAGAGGGCAGCATTTGCTCAGAAAAAG AGGAAAACAATGACTGAACTGAAAGAAAACAAACTCAAAGACAAGATTCAGCTCCTGGAAGCCAAGATAGCAGAACTTGAAATTGAAGCAAGTGCAGAAAAGAA GAAATCCTCATATTCTGAAGAGCATGCTCAGCTCAGCAAGCGTTTAAGGGAGCTGCAGAGGAGGCACAATGAGTTTCGCCGACTGTTGCTGGGCAACCAGATGACCTCCTCCACCCCCCTGGCCCAATCCCTCCTCATCCCGAACGAATCCATCTTCTCAAACATACAG GAGGAGCAGCACCAGAGGGAGTTGTGTGTGTTGCGGAGACGCTTAGAAGAGCTAGAAAACAGTCAGCAACAGCAGCTGGAAGAGCTTGCCGCTCCTCTggacagagatagagagagactGTCAAGCCCACGGGACGCCCTTCCAGACCTTTCTTAA
- the cep83 gene encoding centrosomal protein of 83 kDa, protein MDKMNPPALGQASALFPDLEPPGGVGKATVLLGGSTGLTSSDMEFQKMLIDERMRCENHKTNYQTLKVEHTRLQDQYTRAQNELKRLLSDRQVTQEKQQLLLAELRGELLDKTRDLEELKLQVLTPQRLELLRAQVQQELEAPIRERFNKLQEEAENYRSEYNKLRYDLTFLKSEFDHQKEEHARVLEERRIRHEADVARLEHDKEDLATQLQSGDPARDGKRVEALLREKAQLHQRLRGLEAEVTELRAERNNSGAQAENVQRIQIRQLAESQAAVKALEAEKQSIRMQLDRTESELRLSQEQNTLLTGKLHKAEREINSLNSQVEEMKHTHKLELSNVKLECVRSKGELERERDMLQCQVEGLQSDIEVMKSALERNKELISEKEREMVRRVQAAREEEIHKMATLQEEKLELENRLSELEQQKALQEVTGNSQKEEWEERLRAAQLGEESVRKELQNLRTKVQQQGQQLEELETLKAENADLRQQIAELNLQVGTLSHSESELLDTNNRLRESLERVREDLRSARTQMERTQQEAERLVEERRVEWLEEKHKLQDIEAELREKYSQAKERLQRAAFAQKKRKTMTELKENKLKDKIQLLEAKIAELEIEASAEKKKSSYSEEHAQLSKRLRELQRRHNEFRRLLLGNQMTSSTPLAQSLLIPNESIFSNIQEEQHQRELCVLRRRLEELENSQQQQLEELAAPLDRDRERLSSPRDALPDLS, encoded by the exons ATGGATAAGATGAACCCCCCAGCATTAGGGCAGGCATCTGCCCTGTTCCCCGATCTGGAGCCTCCTGGAGGAGTTGGGAAAGCCACAGTCCTTTTGGGTGGCTCTACGGGACTCACCAGCTCTGATATGGAGTTCCAGAAAATGCTCATTGATGAGCGTATGCGCTGTGAGAACCACAAGACCAACTATCAGACACTAAAAGTGGAACACACCAG aCTGCAGGATCAATACACGCGTGCACAGAATGAACTAAAACGCCTACTCAGTGATCGCCAAGTCACTCAGGAGAAACAGCAGCTTTTGTTGGCTGAGCTGAGAGGAGAACTGCTGGATAAAACACGAGATCTAGAGGAGCTCAAATTGCAG GTGCTGACCCCTCAGCGGCTGGAGCTCTTGAGAGCACAGGTGCAGCAGGAGTTGGAAGCTCCTATCAGAGAACGCTTCAACAAACTCCAGGAG GAGGCAGAGAATTACAGGTCAGAGTATAATAAGCTTCGTTATGACCTCACATTCCTCAAGTCTGAGTTTGATCACCAGAAAGAAGAACACGCTCGAGTACTGGAGGAGAGACGGATACGGCACGAAGCTGAT GTGGCGCGACTGGAGCATGATAAGGAGGATCTGGCCACTCAGCTGCAGAGTGGAGACCCGGCACGGGATGGGAAGCGGGTTGAAGCCCTGCTGAGGGAGAAAGCTCAGCTCCACCAGCGGCTCAGAGGCCTGGAGGCAGAGGTCACTGAACTCAGAGCAGAGAGAAATAACTCTGGTGCTCAAGCTGAAAATGTACAGCGGATACAAATCCGACAGCTGGCCGAATCACAGGCTGCAGTAAAAGCCCTGGAG GCTGAGAAGCAATCTATTCGTATGCAGTTGGACAGGACGGAAAGTGAACTTCGTTTATCTCAGGAACAAAACACACTCCTCACAGGCAAACTGCACAAAGCTGAGAGAGAGATCAACTCGCTCAACAGTCAG GTTGAAGAGATGAAGCACACACACAAGCTGGAGTTAAGTAATGTAAAACTAGAGTGTGTTCGATCTAAAGGAGAACTAGAACGAGAAAGAGATATGCTTCAGTGCCAAGTAGAGG GTCTGCAGTCAGATATTGAGGTCATGAAATCAGCGCTGGAGAGAAATAAAGAACTGATATCTGAAAAGGAGCGTGAAATGGTACGCAGGGTTCAGGCCGCAAGAGAGGAGGAAATACACAAGATGGCCACCCTTCAGGAAGAGAA GCTGGAGTTAGAGAATCGTTTGTCTGAGCTTGAACAGCAGAAAGCTCTTCAGGAAGTGACAGGAAACTCGCAGAAGGAAGAGTGGGAGGAGCGTCTCCGTGCTGCACAGCTCGGGGAGGAGTCTGTTCGTAAAGAACTGCAAAACCTGAG AACAAAGGTGCAGCAGCAGGGCCAACAGTTGGAGGAGCTGGAGACTTTGAAAGCAGAAAATGCAGACCTGAGACAA CAAATAGCTGAGCTCAACTTACAGGTAGGAACCCTTTCTCACTCTGAGAGTGAGTTgctggacaccaacaacagactGAGAGAAAGTCTGGAGCGTGTGAGAGAGGACCTGCGCAGTGCTCGAACACAAATGGAACGGACCCAACAGGAAGCCGAGAG GTTGGTGGAGGAAAGGCGAGTTGAATGGTTGGAGGAGAAACACAAGCTGCAAGACATAGAAGCAGAACTACGGGAGAAATACAGCCAGGCCAAAGAGCGCCTACAGAGGGCAGCATTTGCTCAGAAAAAG AGGAAAACAATGACTGAACTGAAAGAAAACAAACTCAAAGACAAGATTCAGCTCCTGGAAGCCAAGATAGCAGAACTTGAAATTGAAGCAAGTGCAGAAAAGAA GAAATCCTCATATTCTGAAGAGCATGCTCAGCTCAGCAAGCGTTTAAGGGAGCTGCAGAGGAGGCACAATGAGTTTCGCCGACTGTTGCTGGGCAACCAGATGACCTCCTCCACCCCCCTGGCCCAATCCCTCCTCATCCCGAACGAATCCATCTTCTCAAACATACAG GAGGAGCAGCACCAGAGGGAGTTGTGTGTGTTGCGGAGACGCTTAGAAGAGCTAGAAAACAGTCAGCAACAGCAGCTGGAAGAGCTTGCCGCTCCTCTggacagagatagagagagactGTCAAGCCCACGGGACGCCCTTCCAGACCTTTCTTAA